One part of the Humulus lupulus chromosome 9, drHumLupu1.1, whole genome shotgun sequence genome encodes these proteins:
- the LOC133800820 gene encoding uncharacterized protein LOC133800820, which produces MATKYIDREGWVSKAAKDNYEKMMEIRDTLQSQSSTSASASSTIPREEDDIILVETIFGRRRGYQPGLGRRIHTRANCEAADVPQPAQPPPTAQDMQEVRERLRAIEEHLARIGGVSGSGSGSSQQGHGVDPTTPS; this is translated from the exons ATGGCGACTAAGTACATAGACAGGGAAGGTTGGGTGAGCAAGGCAGCAAAGGATAACTAT GAAAAGATGATGGAGATACGTGACACTCTGCAGTCACAATCATCTACGAGTGCTTCTGCTTCGAGTACTATCCCGAGAGAAGAGGATGACATTATTCTTGTTGAGACGATCTTTGGACGTCGTCGAGGCTATCAGCCGGGCCTTGGTCGTAGGATTCACACGAGGGCGAATTGTGAAGCGGCTGATGTACCTCAACCAGCCCAACCACCTCCTACCGCACAAGACATGCAAGAGGTGAGGGAGCGACTCCGAGCCATAGAGGAGCACTTGGCTAGGATTGGTGGAGTCTCGGGATCTGGATCTGGATCTTCTCAGCAAGGTCATGGTGTCGATCCTACAACACCTAGTTAA